From the Gossypium hirsutum isolate 1008001.06 chromosome A02, Gossypium_hirsutum_v2.1, whole genome shotgun sequence genome, the window tcCAAAAAAGAAGCCTTCGATTTATTTTAGCAACCTACTGGGGAACGGGCTTGTGTTGATTCAGGGTGAAAAATGGTTGAAGCGTCGGAAGCTTGCCAATCATGTTTTCCATGGGGAAAGCTTAAAGGTAAGTCTTCAAAATATATGTATcgattataattaatttaaatgaacTATACTTGGACTGCAAATTTAAGGATTATAATTGTTGGCGAAATCGTATATCGTTGCTTACATATTTTGGAGGATTGTTTGGGTAGAACATGATACCAGCAGTAATTGCGAGTGCTGAAACAATGCTAGAGAAATGGAAAGGCCAAGAAGGCAAAGAGATTGAAGTGTTTCAAGAATTTAGATTATTGACTTCAGAAGTGATATCCAGAACAGCTTTTGGTAGCAATTACTTGGAAGGGGAGAAGATCCTTTCCATGTTGAAAGAGTTGTCTGTAATTATGAGTCGAAATAATTTCAAGACTAGGATTCCTCTCATCAAGTATGTTCCAAGATTTTACTAGTTTTTGAATGCAAATTTTAGGATGTTTATCCATATGGATTCAGTTTTCTCCTTATATATGGTTGACATTGGTTTGCTTTTTACAGCAAGTTATGGAAACCTGCTGATATGCTAAGGTCAGAAAAACTTGCAAAAGGAATACAAGATTGTGTGATGAAGATTGTTAAGAAAAGAGAAGACAGAGTTAAGAAAGGAGAAGCTGATAGTTTTGGTAATGATTTTCTAGGATTACTTGTAAATTCCTATCATTCGAAAGATAATAACAGTCTATCAATGGAAGACTTGGTAGATGAGTGCAAGACATTCTACTTTGCTGGACAAGGAACTATTAATTCCTTACTAGCATGGATAGTCTTGCTTTTAGCAACCCATGGAAATTGGCAGGAGAAAGCTAGAAGAGAGGTAATTAACGTATTCGGTAATCGAAATCCAGATTCTGAAGGCATTTCTAAACTCAAAATTGTAAGTAAACTGTCAAACATTCCAATATATTTTGTATCTCAATCTCAGGTTTTTTAGTCAGGTCATGTTTATCGCAATTGCAAATTTAACAAGTACTATGCATTTAGtacattatattatttaatttgactTGACATATTCCTGTCATGCAAACAGATCACTATGATTATTTACGAAACTCTAAGATTGTATGGTCCATCAAATGGCCTACCAAGAGGAGTTGCAAGAGAAGTGCAGTTGGGAAAACTAGTCTTGCCTTCTAACATAGATCTTCTGGTTCAAAATATTGCACTTCACCATGACTCTCACCTGTGGGGAGATGATGTGCATCTTTTTAAACCAGAGAGATTTGCAAAAGGGATTGCCAAATCTACCAATTACAATGCCGCTGCATTTTTTCCCTTTGGATTAGGACCTCGATCTTGTGTTGGTATGTCCTTTGCAACCACAGAAACGAAGATTGTGCTCTCCATGATTCTACAACGCTACACCTTTACCCTCTCCCCTTCCTATGTCCACTCACCAATGCCTATTGTTGACCTTCAACCGCAACATGGAATTCAAGTAATGCTTGAATCACTGCATAACAGTGAT encodes:
- the LOC107939357 gene encoding cytochrome P450 CYP749A22, whose product is MELVILVPCCFFLAALIKFLYNYLWVPLRIQHMMNSQGIKGPPYKFIHGNNEEATKMRQEALSKPMALRHDIFPRVQPHIYTWINKYGRNYIYWNGIRAVLVISEPELVREVLKNNENIFPKKKPSIYFSNLLGNGLVLIQGEKWLKRRKLANHVFHGESLKNMIPAVIASAETMLEKWKGQEGKEIEVFQEFRLLTSEVISRTAFGSNYLEGEKILSMLKELSVIMSRNNFKTRIPLINKLWKPADMLRSEKLAKGIQDCVMKIVKKREDRVKKGEADSFGNDFLGLLVNSYHSKDNNSLSMEDLVDECKTFYFAGQGTINSLLAWIVLLLATHGNWQEKARREVINVFGNRNPDSEGISKLKIITMIIYETLRLYGPSNGLPRGVAREVQLGKLVLPSNIDLLVQNIALHHDSHLWGDDVHLFKPERFAKGIAKSTNYNAAAFFPFGLGPRSCVGMSFATTETKIVLSMILQRYTFTLSPSYVHSPMPIVDLQPQHGIQVMLESLHNSD